A section of the Thunnus albacares chromosome 6, fThuAlb1.1, whole genome shotgun sequence genome encodes:
- the ssr3 gene encoding translocon-associated protein subunit gamma codes for MLTRPLVSFYSDVSVFLCPEPSSRQAAQSADMAPKGSSKQQSEEDLLLQDFSRNLSAKSTALFYGNALIVSAIPIWLFWRIWHMDLVQSAVLYAVMTLVSTYLVAFAYKNVKFVLKHKVAQKREDAVSKEVTRKLSEADNRKMSRKEKDERILWKKNEVADYEATTFSIFYNNTLFLVLVIIASFFLLKNFNPTVNYILSISASSGLIALLSTGSK; via the exons ATGCTGACGCGTCCTCTCGTCTCCTTCTACTCCGACGTGTCAGTCTTCTTGTGTCCAGAGCCGAGCAGCAGACAGGCCGCTCAATCCGCAGACATGGCACCTAAAGGCAGCAGCAAGCAACAGTCCGAGGAAGACCTTCTGCTCCAGGACTTCAGCAGAAACCTCTCAGCCAAGTCCACCGCGCTGTTTTACGGCAATGCTCTCATCGTCTCCGCCATCCCCATCT gGCTGTTTTGGAGGATTTGGCACATGGACCTCGTCCAGTCTGCAGTCCTGTACGCTGTGATGACTCTGGTCAGCACCTACCTGGTGGCCTTTGCCTACAAGAACGTCAAGTTTGTTCTCAAACACAA AGTTGCCCAGAAACGTGAGGATGCTGTTTCCAAGGAGGTGACCAGGAAGTTGTCTGAGGCAGACAACCGCAAAATGTCCCGCAAGGAGAAAGATGAGAG GATCCTGTGGAAGAAGAATGAGGTCGCTGACTACGAGGCCACCACCTTCTCCATCTTCTACAACAACACTCTCTTCTTGGTCCTGGTCATCATCGCCTCCTTCTTCTTGCTGAAGAACTTCAACCCCACCGT CAACTACATTCTGTCCATCAGTGCCTCTTCAGGACTCATCGCTCTGCTATCCACTGGCTCCAAGTAA